One stretch of Excalfactoria chinensis isolate bCotChi1 chromosome 2, bCotChi1.hap2, whole genome shotgun sequence DNA includes these proteins:
- the CFAP90 gene encoding cilia- and flagella-associated protein 90, producing the protein MASSATAAAGEQEGDVEEDGSGLGRKRPPPVSSLSAFSYIPPRRECPAELSYFYRVAQTGGVSTYDSIFKRPEGYNEKLHRCDREHSRSRGLHVNDEETARPVAVLSSSEYGRRVSNHTEQMSRSHARVNCVQAEFYRKNGITCLLETPSPRLDP; encoded by the exons ATGGCGTCCTCCGCCACAGCGGCTGCAGGGGAGCAAGAAGGGGACGTGGAGGAAGACGGCAGCGGGCTGGGAAGGAAGCGCCCACCTCCCGTCTCCTCTCTGTCTGCCTTCAGCTACATCCCACCCCGGCGGGAATGCCCGGCGGAGTTGAGCTACTTCTACCGGGTGGCCCAG ACAGGAGGGGTTTCTACTTACGATTCCATTTTTAAGAGACCAGAGGGTTACAATGAAAAACTTCACCGATGTGACAGAGAACATTCAAGGAGTCGTGGTCTTCACGTTAATGATGAG GAAACGGCAAGACCTGTCGCTGTTTTGTCATCTTCGGAGTATGGGAGACGCGTAAGTAACCACACAGAGCAGATGAGCCGAAGTCATGCAAGGGTTAATTGTGTGCAGGCAGAATTCTACAGGAAAAATGGCATCACCTGCTTATTGGAAACACCTTCTCCAAGACTGGATCCATGA